GAAACAGATCGAACAGCGGCGGATTGAGAACGATACCCTCTTCCACGCCAAGACGTTTCACCAGTGAACCTGCGGCACGGTTGCGCACTACGCATTCCACCGGCACCATCTCCAGCTTTTTCACCAGGGCTTCGTTATCGGACAGCAGCGCTTCCATTTGCGTCGGGATACCCGCTTCCTCAAGTTTGGTCATAATAAAATGGTTAAACTTGTTATTGACCATACCCTTGCGGTCGAACTGCTCAATACGCGCACCATCTCCTGCTGACGTATCGTTGCGGAATTCGAGTATCAGCAGGTCCGGGTTTTCGGTGCTGTAAACTGTTTTCGCTTTGCCGCGATACAACTCAGCTTTCTTTTGCATCTTGATTAACTCCAAACGTGGTAGAAATGTTGCTATACATCTGCACGGGCACAGGCCCCTGCGTCGGTTAAAGAGGTTAGTAATGAAAAAAGGCCGGAGTGCTCCGGCCCTTTTAGTTTACTTGCTAAATGCCGCCTGGAATACGGCGACCAGTGCATCATTTTGCGACTGGGTCAGCGTATGTCCTTTCGGATCGATAAACTGCAAACTACTGCGGTTATCTAAATCACCGACTTGCAGTTTGTAGTCACCATTTGGCAAGCCAGGATCTTTCGCACCCAGGTCGTCCCAGTGACCGCTGCCAGGCGACTTATAGGTCACCGCAAGGCTGCCCTGCGAGCGGTTATTATCCGTCACTGTCATGCCGGCACGCTTCAGTGCATCCGGCAAACGCTGCCAGACCGCGTTGAACGGTGCGCGCAGAATCAGATTCG
This is a stretch of genomic DNA from Winslowiella toletana. It encodes these proteins:
- the purC gene encoding phosphoribosylaminoimidazolesuccinocarboxamide synthase — protein: MQKKAELYRGKAKTVYSTENPDLLILEFRNDTSAGDGARIEQFDRKGMVNNKFNHFIMTKLEEAGIPTQMEALLSDNEALVKKLEMVPVECVVRNRAAGSLVKRLGVEEGIVLNPPLFDLFLKDDAKHDPMVNESYCETFGWVNKENLARMRELTYKANEVLSKLFSDAGLILVDFKLEFGLFNGEVVLGDEFSPDGARLWDKETMAKMDKDRFRQSLGGVIEAYEEVAHRLGIKLD